CCATTTTCTATAGTTCGCTATTAATTGTATGTATTTTTATTACAGATATCATTCATCGTATTGTTGATCCGCGTATTCGTTCTATTACGTAAGGAGGGGAATGTTTAAATGGGGGCTTATGAAATTAATGACCAGTTATTAACGAATGAAGAGAAAAAAGAATTAACGATAAATAAAGATCAGCAAACGATTAGCCGAAAAAAGGAAGTGTTTCGCAAGTTTATATCAAACCCTATAGCAGTTTTAGGGGCAGTGACGTTATTACTAATTATTGTTTTCTCGCTTATTGGCGAAAGTTTAACGTCATTTACTGCGAGTGAACAAGTAAAAGAAGCAACTAATTTACCGCCTAGTAGTGAGCATTGGTTCGGAACAGACGATTTAGGGAGAGATATTTGGGCGCGTACTTGGGCTGGTGGGAAAATTTCATTAACAGTTGGATTGGTAGCGGCAGCTCTTGATATAGGGCTTGGTGTACTTATCGGAGGTTTTAGTGGATATGTGAGAGGGCGTAATCGTCTTGGAACGTTAATTGATGAGTGGATTATAAGAGGGATTGAAGTGTTATACGGTATCCCATATTTATTAATTGTTATTTTACTATTAATCGTTATGAAACCAGGACTTTTTACAATTATAATCGCCCTTGCGTTAACGGGATGGATTGGCATGGCACGTCTCATTAGAGCACAAGTCTTGTCTTTAAAGCAAAGAGAATTTGTTATCGCAGCAGAGCGATTAGGTACACCTCATATGAAAATTATATATGGGCATTTAATTCCAAACTTAACAGGGATTATTATCGTAAATTTATCATTTACAATTCCAGCAGCTATTTTCTCAGAATCATTTTTAAGTTTTATCGGACTTGGAGTACAATCACCAGCAGCGAGTTGGGGCACGATGACGAACGATGCACTCGGGACATTACTAAGCGGAGAATGGTGGCAACTTTTCTTCCCGGCAATCATGATTGCACTAATCATGTTCGCATTTAATGCGATTGGTGATGGTTTGCAAGATGCGATTGATCCGAAAATCGTAAAACGTAATCGAAAGGAGAAAAAACATGGCACAAATCTTATCTTTAGAAAACGTAACGTTGGCCGTTGAAAAAGAGAATAGTAAGCAAGCAATTGTGAAGCATGTTTCCTTTTCTATTAACGAAGGTGAAATAGTTGCACTTGTTGGAGAAAGTGGTTCAGGAAAAAGTGTTACAGCACAATCAATTATCGGCTTAAATCAAGAATCGATTCATATTGATGATGGAAATATATCTTTCCAATCAAAGGAATTAACGGATTTACAAGAATCAGAATGGAATCAAATTCGCGGGAAAGATATTTCCTTTATCTTTCAAGACCCGCTTTCATCTTTAAATCCGACGATGAAGGTGGGAAGACAAATTACAGAAGTAATTGTGCAGCATGAAAAGAAATCGAAAAAAGAGGCAAAAGAAATTGCAATTAACTTACTAAATGATTTAGGGATACATGAAGCAGAGAAACGCTTTGAACAATATCCGTATCAGTTGAGCGGAGGTATGAGGCAGCGTATTTGTTTAGCAATTGCGTTTGCATGTCATCCGAAGCTCGTTATTGCAGATGAACCTACAACGGCGTTAGATGTAACAATTCAAAAACAAATTATGGGGTTATTAAAAGAGCGAAAAGAAAAACAAAATACGAGTATTTTATTAATTACTCACGATTTGGCACTTGTGCGTGAAATAGCTGACCGAGTAGTTGTTATGTACGGGGGGCGCATTGTTGAAAAAGGAACGATAGGGGAAGTAATTGGCTCTCCTAAGCATCCTTACACGAAAAGCTTATTGCAAGCAATTCCAAATATGGATGATTCAGAAAAGGTACTTAGAGCAATTGAGGGAACAACACCTTCAATTGAAACGTTAAATAGTTTTGGGTGCCCGTTTGTGAATCGTTGTCCAGTAGCGATAAAAGAATGTATTCATCGTTTCCCAGAGAGAACAACATATTCTGAGGAGCATAGTTCACATTGCTGGCAGCATATTCTGGAGCATAATAAAGCGAAATCAAAAGAGAAGGTGAATGCTTCATGACGACAGATTTAATAGCTGTAAAACAAGTCACAAAAACATATGGAAGTAAAAATAAAGAAATTGCGGCGCTAAAAGGTATATCACTTTCTATTCCGAAAGGAACAACTCTTGGCATTATCGGAGAAAGTGGTTCAGGAAAAACAACACTTGGTAAGCTCATAGCTGGGATTGAAAAACCAACGTCTGGTGAAATTGATTATAACGGTCAAGTTGTTCACACGCTGAAGTCAGCTAATAAGCGGAATTTCTTACAGAAAGTACAGTTTATTTTTCAAGATTCCACAGCTGCATTAAATCCGCGCTGGAAAGTACGCGATAGCGTAACGGAAGGATATATTTCATTCGGTTTAGGCGATAAAGGATTGAAAGATAAAGTCGCAGGTGATGCACTAGAGCGTGTTGGATTAGATAGACGATATATTGATCGTTATCCCCACGAATTTAGCGGTGGACAACGTCAACGTATTGCCATTGCAAGAGCGCTATTATGTGAGCCAGAAGTATTAATCCTTGATGAACCAATTTCAGCATTAGATGTTTCACTGCAAATCCAAATTGTACATTTGCTGCAAAAGATTCAAAAGGAACAAGGCTATACATATTTATTTATCGCACATGATTTACCGATGGTTCACTATTTATGTGAAAAAGTGGCTGTCTTATACAAAGGAGAACTTGTTGAATTTGGAAATACGGACGAAGTATTCCGTAATCCACAACATTCTTATACAAAAACATTATTAGCATCAACACCAAAAATTTCAGGTTAAAGGAGAATGTAGGATGAAGAAGTTTTTACTGTTTGTCATTATGACTGTTTTAGCAATAACTTCTGTCGCTTGCGGTAAGAAAGAGACGCAAAAGGCAAGTGCTGGTAAGGGGGAAGGAGATCGATTAGTAACGAATATTAGTAGTGATCCATATACACTTGATTCCGCTATTGCGACAGATAGCACGTCAGGTTATGTAATTGGGCAGTTGTTTTCAAGTTTATATACGCAAGATAGTGATGGGAAATATCAAAATGAATTAGCAGAGAAAGAAGAAGTAAATGCTGATGGAACTGAATATACAATACATTTAAAGAAAGATATTAAATGGTCAGATGGTTCTCCTATTACAGCAAATGATTTTGAGTTCGCATGGAAGCGATTATTAAATCCGAAAACGGGTTCTATGAATGCGACAGAAATGTATTTTATTAAAGGAGCAGAGGCATATAATACTGGAAAAGGTGAAGAAGGCCAAGTTGGTATTCAAGTCGTTGATCCTCAAACATTAAAGGTAACGCTTGAGCACCCAGTTGCTTCTATTAAACAAAAGTTAGCAAGTTCATTATTTATTCCATTATCTAAAAAATCAATTGATGATAACAATAAATTAAAAACAGATCCAAAAGAGTTAATTACGAACGGACCATTCACATTAAAAGAATGGAAGCATAACCAAGCAATTACAGTACAAAAAAATAAAGAATACTACGATAAAAAGGTAACATTAAAAGAAATTGAGTTTCGTATTATTCCAGATTCTAAAACAGCGTATCAATTGTACAAATCAAAAGAATTAGATTTATTAAGTGGCTTACCACAAGAGATGATTGAGAAAGAAAAAGGGAATAAAGAATATAAACGTGTTGCGGGATTCTCATCTTATATTTACTCGTTTAACGTAGAAAAAGAGCCGTTTACAAATGCGAAAGTACGTAAAGCATTTTCATTAGCGGTTGATCGTAAGTTTATCGTTGAAAAATTGTATAAAAATAATGCACAAGAAGCATATGCATTCGTTCCAGAAGGGGCAAAAACACAAGGTGGTCGTGATTTCCGTAAAGAAAAAGGTGATTACATAAAATTTGATTCAGCGGAAGCGAAAAAATTATTAGAAGAAGGTATGAAAGAACAAGGATGGTCTACATTACCTGAAGTAACATTAAAATTCACTACAGATACACAACATAAAAAAGTAGCAGAAGCAATGCAAGAAATGTTTAAGAAAAATCTTGGAGTAGATATTAAATTAGAAAATAAAGAATGGAAGAGTTACATCGACACATATAAGCAAAGTGATTTCCAATTAGCTTATATGGGATGGGGCGGCTCTCTATTAGATCCAATTACTAAACTAGATTTATATGCAGGTGATGGTCCGAATAACTATGCAAAATGGCATAATAAAGAATTCGACGCTTTAGTAAAAGAAGCAGAAGTTGAACAAAACGAGGATAAGCGTTTTGACTTATTGCATAAAGCGGAAGATATTATGTTTGATGATACACCGTTAATCCCAGTTATTTTCCCAAGTGCTTCATATTTACAAAAATCATCAGTATCTGGCGTCCAATTCATTATCGGTTCTAGTCCAGAACTAAGATACGTAAAAATTAAAAAATAAAGAAGTAGGCAACCGCCTACTTCTTTATTTTATTTCGCGTTTATATTCTTTTTTCGTTCCGTCAGAAAAGACAACTTCTAAATCGAATTTTTGGTAGTCTTTATCAAGTTTGAATACATTTACTACTTGATCAATAACTTCTTGATCAGGAGTATCTTTATTAAATTTCAGCTCTTGTAGAAGAGGGCTTAATTTCGTAATAGCCTCGTCACCTGTGAACTTTACATCTGTTTTATGGTCTTCAATTTTTGCTTCCATTTTCTTATCCGCTGCTACATTTTTATAATCAGCTTCGTAGTCTTTCTTCGTATCTTGATAGTCTGCTTTTAAATCAAATTCATTAAAGTTTAGTTTTAAATCTGCAGGAGCCTCATTTTTTGCTTCTTCAGTTGTCTTTTTATTAGAAGTTGTATCTTCTTTTGCAGGAGCTTTACATCCTGTTAATGCAGGTACTAGCATAAGAGCTAATAAAGCTGATAGTAAAATTCTCATTATAAATTCCTCCTTATGTAACTTCTTTCTATACAAGTTTTTCCTAATTTCATGTAATTATGTATGTGTTGAAAATAAATTATTTTCTCATAGCTTTAAGGGTTAATCCGCAATTTAAATCAAAAATGATTTGTATGTATATGGTAAATTGAAGTTGTAAGGAGGTACTGAAATGCATGAAGAATATAAAGAGATGATAAAAAAAGTGATTGAATATATAGAGAATCATTTACATGAAGAGCTTACAACAGAAAGAGTGGCATTTCACGGTGCAGTATCGATGTACCATTTTCATCGTATTTTTCAAAGTTATATCGGGATGAGTGTAACGGATTATGTTCGTAAGAGAAGATTAACTCATGCTGCACAGGCTTTGGTATCGACTGAAAGAGCAGTCATTGATATTGCAGTGCAATATGGCTTTTCCTCACAAGAGGCATTTACTAGAGCTTTTAAAAGAATGTTTCAATTACCACCAAAAAAATATCGAAAGTATTTCCAGTCATTTTATATAGAAAGAGAGGGAGTTTCAATGGAAAAAGGTATACCGAAAGGATGGGTATTAAGTGGAAGTCATCCTGCTGAATATGAGATGGGTTTAGATTACGAAGTTGTTCATCAAGGAAAAGTATCTGCATATATAAAAGGAAAAGAGAACGTTACACACGGAGGGTTTTCAACATTAATGCAAATGTTCCGAGCGGATAAACATGTAGGTAAGAGATTACGTTTAACAGCATTTATTAAGAGTGAGAGTGTAAGAGACTGGGCGGGATTATGGATGCGAGTAGATGGAAAAGATACAGAGCCACTTGCTATGGATAACATGCAAAATCGCCCAATCAAAAATACGAATAACTGGCAATCGTACTCGGTTGTATTAGATATAAAAGAAGAAGCACTTGGTATTGCATTTGGTGTTTTATTATCAGGAGAAGGTTGTGTGTGGCTAGATAGTATTCGATTTGATGAAGTAGATGAAAAAATTCCTTCAACAGATTTGGCAGAAAACTTTTATGAAACACTCCTAGAAGAGCCGGTGAATCTGCAATTTGAAGAAATAGAAAATTAAAAAGTAAGGAGAAAAGATATGCTCGAATATGTAAAACTAATAAGTATTAGTTTAGTAGTATCGTCTTGTATTATGGGAATTAACTATTTAATTAGCTATCTTTGGTCAGGGCATATACCTTCTTTGACGTGGAGAACATATTTGATGTTTATGGTTATATTTATGATGAGTTTTGGTTCAATACAAAAAGAGAACTATGAAGAGAGTTGATAATCGTCCTTTTAGTCTTCTTAGTATTAATACATATGTATTTATCACTGCATTGGAAAAACAGGTTTGCCGTTCGGGATTATTTCCCGCAACATACGCAGCAAATGGTTATTATACAATAATATTTGGTGGAGTTATTTTAGAGAAGAATATTATTTCATTATTAGTTATTATATTAGTTACACAATTGGTAGCAGTGATTACTTTATCTATAAAAGGAATGGTAAAGGGGAGAAGCCCTGTAGTTAAAGAAGTATAAAGTAAAAAAGGTATCCTTCATGTGGATACCTTTTTTACTAGCGTTTGTTATTTTGCAACTTCTGTCCACTTGTAGTTAAATTCGCCACCGAAGTCAGTTGTTACAAGTCCTTTAATAAATCCGCGTTGTAAGTAAGAACGACCTTGTTGGTATAAAGGAGCGACAGCGCCATCTTGTAATAAGATTTTTTCAGCTTGCTTCATTGCTTCAAAGCGTGCTTTTTCATCACCAGCTAAATCAGTTTTCACTTTACGAATAAGCTCGTCGTACTCTTTGTTAGAGTATTTATCGAAGTTATAAGCGCTATCTGTTGTGAATAGATCTAAGAATGTAATAGGATCCGCGAAGTCAGGGCCCCAGCCATCGATTCCGATTTCGTAATCACCACTTAATAGTAGTTTTAACTGTTGTTTACGTGGTTGAGGCTTTAAGTTCACTGTTAATCCATCTAGATTCTTTTCTAGTTCACCTTTTAAATATTCGCCAGTCTTTTTAGCTAAAGCATTATCACTTGTTAATAGTTCAATTGTTACTTTGTCAGTACCAAGTTCTTGTTTCGCTTTTTTCCAGTTTTCTTTTGCTGTTTTCACATCATCTTTAACTAGGTTTCCGTTTTCTTTACGGAAGTCGTTGCCATCTGGACTCTTTGCGAACTTCGCAGGAACCATTCCTTCGGCTGGAATTGCACCGTTATTTAAAATTGTTTCTA
This Bacillus mycoides DNA region includes the following protein-coding sequences:
- a CDS encoding ABC transporter permease; the protein is MGAYEINDQLLTNEEKKELTINKDQQTISRKKEVFRKFISNPIAVLGAVTLLLIIVFSLIGESLTSFTASEQVKEATNLPPSSEHWFGTDDLGRDIWARTWAGGKISLTVGLVAAALDIGLGVLIGGFSGYVRGRNRLGTLIDEWIIRGIEVLYGIPYLLIVILLLIVMKPGLFTIIIALALTGWIGMARLIRAQVLSLKQREFVIAAERLGTPHMKIIYGHLIPNLTGIIIVNLSFTIPAAIFSESFLSFIGLGVQSPAASWGTMTNDALGTLLSGEWWQLFFPAIMIALIMFAFNAIGDGLQDAIDPKIVKRNRKEKKHGTNLIFRKRNVGR
- a CDS encoding ABC transporter ATP-binding protein, with amino-acid sequence MAQILSLENVTLAVEKENSKQAIVKHVSFSINEGEIVALVGESGSGKSVTAQSIIGLNQESIHIDDGNISFQSKELTDLQESEWNQIRGKDISFIFQDPLSSLNPTMKVGRQITEVIVQHEKKSKKEAKEIAINLLNDLGIHEAEKRFEQYPYQLSGGMRQRICLAIAFACHPKLVIADEPTTALDVTIQKQIMGLLKERKEKQNTSILLITHDLALVREIADRVVVMYGGRIVEKGTIGEVIGSPKHPYTKSLLQAIPNMDDSEKVLRAIEGTTPSIETLNSFGCPFVNRCPVAIKECIHRFPERTTYSEEHSSHCWQHILEHNKAKSKEKVNAS
- a CDS encoding ABC transporter ATP-binding protein — its product is MTTDLIAVKQVTKTYGSKNKEIAALKGISLSIPKGTTLGIIGESGSGKTTLGKLIAGIEKPTSGEIDYNGQVVHTLKSANKRNFLQKVQFIFQDSTAALNPRWKVRDSVTEGYISFGLGDKGLKDKVAGDALERVGLDRRYIDRYPHEFSGGQRQRIAIARALLCEPEVLILDEPISALDVSLQIQIVHLLQKIQKEQGYTYLFIAHDLPMVHYLCEKVAVLYKGELVEFGNTDEVFRNPQHSYTKTLLASTPKISG
- a CDS encoding peptide ABC transporter substrate-binding protein yields the protein MKKFLLFVIMTVLAITSVACGKKETQKASAGKGEGDRLVTNISSDPYTLDSAIATDSTSGYVIGQLFSSLYTQDSDGKYQNELAEKEEVNADGTEYTIHLKKDIKWSDGSPITANDFEFAWKRLLNPKTGSMNATEMYFIKGAEAYNTGKGEEGQVGIQVVDPQTLKVTLEHPVASIKQKLASSLFIPLSKKSIDDNNKLKTDPKELITNGPFTLKEWKHNQAITVQKNKEYYDKKVTLKEIEFRIIPDSKTAYQLYKSKELDLLSGLPQEMIEKEKGNKEYKRVAGFSSYIYSFNVEKEPFTNAKVRKAFSLAVDRKFIVEKLYKNNAQEAYAFVPEGAKTQGGRDFRKEKGDYIKFDSAEAKKLLEEGMKEQGWSTLPEVTLKFTTDTQHKKVAEAMQEMFKKNLGVDIKLENKEWKSYIDTYKQSDFQLAYMGWGGSLLDPITKLDLYAGDGPNNYAKWHNKEFDALVKEAEVEQNEDKRFDLLHKAEDIMFDDTPLIPVIFPSASYLQKSSVSGVQFIIGSSPELRYVKIKK
- a CDS encoding YusW family protein, which translates into the protein MRILLSALLALMLVPALTGCKAPAKEDTTSNKKTTEEAKNEAPADLKLNFNEFDLKADYQDTKKDYEADYKNVAADKKMEAKIEDHKTDVKFTGDEAITKLSPLLQELKFNKDTPDQEVIDQVVNVFKLDKDYQKFDLEVVFSDGTKKEYKREIK
- a CDS encoding helix-turn-helix transcriptional regulator produces the protein MHEEYKEMIKKVIEYIENHLHEELTTERVAFHGAVSMYHFHRIFQSYIGMSVTDYVRKRRLTHAAQALVSTERAVIDIAVQYGFSSQEAFTRAFKRMFQLPPKKYRKYFQSFYIEREGVSMEKGIPKGWVLSGSHPAEYEMGLDYEVVHQGKVSAYIKGKENVTHGGFSTLMQMFRADKHVGKRLRLTAFIKSESVRDWAGLWMRVDGKDTEPLAMDNMQNRPIKNTNNWQSYSVVLDIKEEALGIAFGVLLSGEGCVWLDSIRFDEVDEKIPSTDLAENFYETLLEEPVNLQFEEIEN